The genomic DNA CAGCTTGGCGGCAAACACTGGTTTTACTTGGCGAGGACGCAAAAAAGGCAAAAACACCAATCCGGCCAATACAATCCTCATCAGGACGGAAAAGTAACTGTCCACTTGGCCGGCGAGATACACGCCAATCAGGCTAAATGAAAAGGCCCACAGCAGTGTCACGCCGCTAAGATACCCCATGGCTTCGATTCCTTCGATAAAGTGATAAAAAGGGCAGTGTACCGTTTCGTCGCGGGGACGCAATCGGTTCGTCTTGCGTAAGTAAGAGTAGGCGATCGTGGAAGCAGAAGGCGGGATCGCCGCCTTCACAGGAAAGAAAGAGCGGTGCGGCTAGTCGCGGATAGGCACCATCAACAAATCGACCGGTGTTTTATTGAGTAATTGCTTGGTGGAGGACAGCAGTGAGCTCCAAAAATCCTGGTGGTGGCCGACCACAACCAGATCAATGCCCATGTTTTGAATCGACTCCGTGATTTCTTCGGCCAAATCGCCGCTGCTCACCAAGGTATGTGTCACGGCACTTTGCGCATCACTGGCCAGTTGATTGAGCTTTTGCTGCGCCTCTTCAATCACGCGATTACGCGATTCGACTAAGTTGATATCGATGAGCCCAGTGTAGAGCTCCGCATAGTTGACGTCGATATGCACCAAGGAGAGCTGGGCGTTGAGGGCACTGGCTAAGGCATCGGCTTTTTTGAGCAGGCGTTCACTGTCATCTGATAAATCGACAGCAACCAAAATATGCTTGTATGACATAGGGTTATCCTTTTTCTTCGAGGTTGTCATCGCAGTCTAGCGAGCTTGCGTATAAAAAACAGTCACTGTGATCGCATTCCGATCAACAATTCGACGATGACACGAGTCATAAATTCGATACAAGACTCGGTATCGATGCAGTTAGTCGGCGTGATCCGCTTGAAAACCAACGTGCTGCTGGTCAGAATGGCAGCTAACCCCAAATAAAGAGGATGTTTTATATGCTAGCACCTGCCATGGTTGACAGGCTCAATGAGCAGATCAATTTGGAGTTTTTCTCATCAAATCTATACTTACAAATGAGCGCTTGGTGTGAGGATCAAGGCTTCGAAGGAGCCGCGCGATTCCTGCATAAGCACGCACAAGAAGAAATGCAGCATATGCAGCGCCTTTTTACTTACGTCAGCGAGACAGGGGCGATGCCTATTTTGGGTTCGATTGACGCGCCGCGTCATGAGTTCGCTTCACTGGGCGAAGTGTTTCGTGAAACCTATCAGCACGAGCGCTTAATAACGGAAAAGATTAACAGCTTGGCGCACGTTGCGTTTACCACGCAAGATTATTCAACCTTCAACTTCTTGCAGTGGTATGTGGCGGAGCAGCATGAAGAAGAGAAGCTGTTTAAAGGCATACTCGATAAGATCGAGTTAGTCGGCGAAGATGGTAAGGCTTTGTTCTTTATCGACAAAGACTTGGCATCGATGGCAGTTGAAGAGTCTACGTCAGTGATGGACGGCTCAGCAGGGCAGTAATCGACTTACCCCTCCCTCTGAGCGCTATCCGGCGTAGCGGAGGGAGAGGTCTATGAACGGTGATATCCTAATCGTGGCAGTATTTACCGTCACACTGATTAATTTCGCGCGCTACCTGTCTTCATTGCGCGCGCTGGTTGTGATGTTACGCGACGCCAATCCGCTGCTTTATCAGCAAATTTGTCGTGGAGATAACAACTTTTTCTCACTCTCACCCCAAGGCGATATCTCTCGGCAAAAACGCTTGTACCAATACATTCGCAGTCAGGAGTATCTGCATCACCACGATGAAGTTTTCGTGGGAAAATGCAACAAAGTACGCCACCTGTTCATCCTTAACGCTGCGCTGTCTGGTGCCTTGCTCGCGACCTTTTTTCTTGTCGCTTTTGCGGGCTGGTAAGCGGACGCCAACAAATTCGACAAAATGCTGACCTCGGTCAGCATTTTTTTTGTTAACCTGACGCCACTACTTGGATCACAGCGTAATTGAGGGAATCATGCAAAGCCTACTCCAATGGTGGCAGTCGCTTCATGAGGCAGCGGCGTGGGAATGGATCTCTGATGTTGTCACGTTAACGGGCATCAGTGCCATTGCCTGGACGATTTGGCACGTGCTGGTTGGGCGGCTGAAAGCCTTAGCGGAAAAGACCATCACCCGCTGGGACGACATCATCTGGCCGGCGATCGACACGCCTTTAAGTGTGTTGATTTGGTTATGGCCAGCTTCTCATTCGCTCGAAATCATTGTCGATAATACCTTAGGCAATGTTTCACTCAGTTGGCTCACCTTGGTGCAAGATTTGGTGGTGATCTGGGTCATCATTTGGGTGCTGTTACGCCTGGTTAACAGCGGCGAGCAGGTGATGATTGAGACGAGCAAACGCGATCACACCACCATCAATACCTT from Salinivibrio kushneri includes the following:
- a CDS encoding universal stress protein UspB, whose product is MNGDILIVAVFTVTLINFARYLSSLRALVVMLRDANPLLYQQICRGDNNFFSLSPQGDISRQKRLYQYIRSQEYLHHHDEVFVGKCNKVRHLFILNAALSGALLATFFLVAFAGW
- a CDS encoding universal stress protein, which codes for MSYKHILVAVDLSDDSERLLKKADALASALNAQLSLVHIDVNYAELYTGLIDINLVESRNRVIEEAQQKLNQLASDAQSAVTHTLVSSGDLAEEITESIQNMGIDLVVVGHHQDFWSSLLSSTKQLLNKTPVDLLMVPIRD
- the ftnA gene encoding non-heme ferritin — protein: MLAPAMVDRLNEQINLEFFSSNLYLQMSAWCEDQGFEGAARFLHKHAQEEMQHMQRLFTYVSETGAMPILGSIDAPRHEFASLGEVFRETYQHERLITEKINSLAHVAFTTQDYSTFNFLQWYVAEQHEEEKLFKGILDKIELVGEDGKALFFIDKDLASMAVEESTSVMDGSAGQ